A window of Phenylobacterium sp. NIBR 498073 genomic DNA:
TTCCGCGAGCCGCACCCGCCGAAGGCCGGCATCCCCGGCGCGATCCCTCAGCGCCTGGCCGACAACATTTCCGAAGGCTATCGCTGGACGCCTGGCGGCTTTGTCGCCCGTCCGTTCGAGTACATCAGCCAGGTGGCGCCGGCCGGCTCGGCGTCGTCAACCGCCGCCGACATGGCTCGCTACATGCAGCTGCTGCTGAACGGCGGCGCCCTGGACGGCGCGGTCATCTATGGGCCCGCCGCGGCGCGCGCCTTCAACACTCCGATCCGCAAGACCGCGCCCGGCATCAATGGCTGGCGGCACGGATTCATCGAGTACAACCTGCCCGGCGGACGCACCGGCTTCGGTCACGCCGGCGGCACCCTGTCGTTCCTGTCGAACATGGTGGTGATCCCCGACCTGAACCTCGGGGTGTTCATCAGCACGAACACCGAGACCGGCGGCGAGCTGGCCATGGGCTTGGCCGGCGACGTCGTGCAGCAGTTCTACGTCGCGCCCGAGACCTTCCCCCGCAAGGGTTCGCCCGTCCTGGCCGAACGCGGCGGCGACTTCGCCGGCTACTATGTCGGCACGCGTCGCGCCTATCGCGGCCTGGAGCGCATGGTCGGGCTGATGATCGGCGGCGCGTCGGTGACGGTCACTCCCGACGGCCACCTGCTGGTCACCTCGCAGGGCAAGACCAAGAGCTTCGTGCCGCAAGGCGACCTGTCGGAAGGCCGGTTCATCTCGACCACCGGCGCCGAACACCTGGCCTTCGCCATCGACGGCGGCCGCGCCCACAGCTTCCAGAGCAGCTTCGGCGACCAGACCTTCGAACGCACCGGCTTCTGGAAGCGCCCCGCCGTGCTCGGCGGAGCGGCGATCCTCGTCGGGCTAGCGGCCCTGGCCACCATCGGCGGCCTCTTCCTGCGCAACCGCCGCGACTTCCGCGAGACCGCGGTCCAACGCCAGGCCAGCCTGCTGCAGACCGCCCAGGCGGTGCTCTGGCTGACCGCCCTGGCCCTGTTTGGCGCCTGGGCCGCCAACGCCGCCGACATCGCCAATGTGATGTACCGCTGGCCGGGGGTCACCCTGATCATCGCCTCGGCCTGCGTGCTGGTCGCCGCGGCCCTGGCCCTGGGCGGCCTGATCCTGACGCCGGCGATCTGGCGTGGCGGACGGCGGGTTGATTCGTGGACCGCCACACGCAAGGCGGCGTTTACCTTTACCGCCCTGCTCTATGGCGTCTTCACGGTGCTGCTTGGCCTCTGGGGGGCGCTTACCCCTTGGAGTGGTTGATTTTTCTCAACCATAGAGAACAAGATTCTTCCGCGAATTGAGGCGTTAACGCCGCAAATGTAAACGCGTCGTTTACCAAGCACTGGGTAAATCCTGCCTAGCGGCGGGCGAGTGAGCGTCCGTCCCGCGTACCCCGGGAAGGACGCCCGCGTTGAACAACTTCGTAGCCGCCCTGCAGAGGTTCGGAATCGGACGACTGGCGGCCATCCTCGGGATCGGGATCGGCGTCGCCGCCGCGCTCATCGCGCTGACCATGAACCTGGGCGAGCCCAAGGCCCTGCTCTATTCGAACCTCGACCTCAAGGAAGCGGGCTCGATCACCACCGCTCTCGACCAGGCGGGCGTGAAGTACGAGGTCAAGGGCGACGGTTCGACCATCATGGTGTCGCGCGACCAGGTCGCCTCCACCCGCCTGATGCTGTCGTCCAAGGGTCTGCCGACCTCGGGCTCGGTCGGCTACGAGATCTTCGACGAGGCCAACGCCCTCGGCCAGACCGACTTCGTCCAGCAGCTGAACCGCCAGCGCGCCCTGGAGGGTGAACTGGCCCGTACGATCCAGAGCCTGGACGGCGTCACCTCGGCCCGTGTTCACCTGGTGCTGCCCAAGCGCCAGCTGTTCGAGGAAGAGGCCGAGCAGCCCTCCGCGGCGGTGACCATCGGCGTCGGCGGCCGCGCGCCGTCCGCCGATCAGGTGCAGGCGATCCAGAACCTGGTCTCCAGCGCGGTGCCGAACCTGAAGCCCGGCCGCGTCACCGTCGTCGACCAGCACGCCAAGACGCTGTCGGCGGGCGAGGACGGCTTCGGCGCCCAGGCCGCCGACGGCCGCCGCAGCGACGTCGAGCAGCGCATCGCCAAGACCGTCACCAAGCTGGTCGAGGGGGTCGTCGGCCCTGGCAAGGCCCGCGTCAACGTCACCGCCGACCTCAACCTGGCCCGCGTCACCGTCCAGCAGGAGACCTTCGACCCCGACGGCCAGGTCGTCCGTTCCGAGACCACCAACGAGGAAACCTCGCGCGAGAACCAGCCCGACGCCAACGGCGCGGTCTCGGCCAGCGCCAATATCCCGGGCGGCGTCGGCGCCAACGGCGAGGCCATGAACCAGTCCGCCAGCGGCCGCACCGAGTCGACCACCAACTACGAGATCTCCAAGACCATCCGCACCGAGGTACAGGAGCCGGGCGACATGAAGCGGCTGTCCGTCGCCGTGGCCGTCGACGGCGTCACCGCCGCGGGCCAGGACGGCAAGCCGGGCGCCTACACCCCGCGCTCGGCCGAGGAGATGCAGCGCATCGAGCAGCTGGTCCGCACCGCCGTCGGCTTCAACGCCGACCGCGGCGACCAGGTCACCGTCGTCAACGTCCGCTTCCCGCAGGCCGACGCCGAGGGCGGCGTCGAGACCGCTAATCCGCTGATGGGCTTCGACAAGAACGACATCATGCGCGCCGTCGAGCTCGGCATCCTCGGCCTGGTCGCGGTGCTGCTGATCTTCTTCGTCGTCCGCCCGATGCTGAAGCCGTCGAAGGGCGGCGCCGGCATGCCGGCCCTGGCTGGCGGCGCGCCGGTCACCCGGCTGGTGACCACCGCCGACGGCCAGCCCCTGCAGATCCAGGTCGATCCGGCCACCGGCCAACCGCTGGCCCTGCCCGGCCCCGGTAATGAGCTGGAGCAACGCATCGACATCGCCCGCATCGAGGGCCAGGTGAAGGCCTCCTCGGTGAAGCGCGTCTCGGAATTCGTCGAGACGCACCCCGAAGAGTCCGTTTCGCTGCTGCGTAGCTGGCTCCACGAGACGACATGAGCAGCCGCGTGAAGTCCATCAACGACGCATCCAAGCTCAGCGGCCCTGAGCGCGCCGCGGTTGTCCTGCTCGCGCTCGGCGAAGAGCACAAGACGATCTGGGAGCACCTGGACGAGGAGGAGATCAAGGAGATCTCCCAGGCGATGGCCGGCCTCGGCACCGTCTCGTCCAGCGCCGTCGAACAGCTGCTGGTCGACTTCATTTCCGGCATGTCCGGCGCCGGGGCGATCATGGGCTCGTTCGAACAGACCCAGCGCCTGCTGCAGGCCTTCCTGCCGCCCGACAAGGTCGACTCCCTGATGGAGGAAATCCGCGGTCCGGCCGGCCGGACCATGTGGGACAAGCTGGGCAACGTGAATGAGGCGGTGCTCGCCAACTACCTGAAGAACGAATACCCGCAGACCGTCGCGGTGGTGCTGTCGAAGGTGAAGTCCGACCACGCCGCCCGCGTGCTCGCGGCGCTGCCGGAAGACTTCGCGCTGGAATGCGTGACCCGGATGCTGCGCATGGAGCCGGTGCAGCGCGAGATCCTCGACAAGATCGAGCAGACCCTGCGCACCGAATTCATGTCCAACCTGGCGCGCACCTCCAAGCGCGACAGCCATGAGATGATGGCGGACATCTTCAACGCCTTCGACCGCCAGACCGAGGCGCGCTTCATCGCCGCCCTGGAGGAGCGCAACCGCGAGAGCGCCGAGCGCATCCGCGCCCTGATGTTCGTGTTCGAGGACCTGTCGAAACTCGATCCGGGCGGTGTCCAGACCCTGCTGCGCAACGTCGAGAAGGACCAGCTCGGCCTGGCGCTCAAGGGCGCGTCCGACTCCCTGCGCGAGATGTTCTTCTCCAACATGTCCGAGCGCGCCGCCAAGATCATGCGCGAGGACATGGAAAGCATGGGGCCGGTCCGCCTGCGCGACGTCGACCAGGCCCAGATGGCCATGGTCCAGGTCGCCAAGGACCTGGCCGCCAAGGGCGAGATCATGCTGGCCGGGGCCGGCGGCGATGACGAGCTGATCTACTGATGACCACCAGCACGCCCCACCCGAAATTCGGCTTCGATACGGTGTTCGACAACGCTGGCGACGTCGCCTACGCCGCCCAGCGGCCCAAGCGCCTGTTCCCTGCCGAAGAGGTCGAGGTCCTACGCGCCCAGGCCTTCGCCGAGGGCGAGCGCCAGGCCCTGGCCTCGATGGCCGCGCTGCAGGCCCAGGCCCTGTCGCAGATCGCCGCCAGCGTCGGCCAGGCCCTGCCGCGGCTGGCCGGCGTCGCGCACGAGCATCGCGTCGGCGCCGCGGAGCTGGCTCTGGCCTGCGCCCGGGCCATCGCCGACGCCGCCCTGGCAAAGTTCCCCGAGGCGCCGATCCAGGCCGCCCTGGAGAACCTCGCCCGCGAGATCGAAGCCTCGCCGCGGCTGATCGTCAGCGTCGGCTCCGACCTGGCGCAAGGCGCCCAGGCGGCGCTGGAGCAGACCGCCCAAGCGATCGGCTACCCTGGCGCCATTCAGGTCCGACCCGCCGCCGGCGTCGGCCCGGCCGCCTTCACCCTCGACTTCGGCGACGGCGCCGCGGCCTTCGATCCGGCCGCCGCCGCCGCCCGCGTGGACGCCGCGCTGCAGGCGGCGCTAGCCGCCGAAGGGCTGCACGCCGAACCCCTCATTCCCGGAAGCGAAAGCTGACC
This region includes:
- a CDS encoding serine hydrolase domain-containing protein, with the protein product MRLMFKAVFAAAFACAATAVAAQETSPPPPASPPAASPAPAAAAPAVNPRGPVPYTSLQRQQRQRPAAAAAAAVAPVAVATTATAAAPGAPLTAAAALPAAPSGARLAPGEAIPTAELESYVDGVVRSAMARDHIAGVTVSVVQNGQVVLKKGYGLASLSPARKVDPDQTLFRIGSISKTFTWIALMNEIEAGRIRQDAPVNLYLPERLQIRDQGFRTPVRVINLMDHSPGFEDRALGHLFERNFDRVRPMADYLRQERPRRVRAPGSASAYSNYGATLAGQAVSYVAGKPFERLIEERIFLPARMTSTSFREPHPPKAGIPGAIPQRLADNISEGYRWTPGGFVARPFEYISQVAPAGSASSTAADMARYMQLLLNGGALDGAVIYGPAAARAFNTPIRKTAPGINGWRHGFIEYNLPGGRTGFGHAGGTLSFLSNMVVIPDLNLGVFISTNTETGGELAMGLAGDVVQQFYVAPETFPRKGSPVLAERGGDFAGYYVGTRRAYRGLERMVGLMIGGASVTVTPDGHLLVTSQGKTKSFVPQGDLSEGRFISTTGAEHLAFAIDGGRAHSFQSSFGDQTFERTGFWKRPAVLGGAAILVGLAALATIGGLFLRNRRDFRETAVQRQASLLQTAQAVLWLTALALFGAWAANAADIANVMYRWPGVTLIIASACVLVAAALALGGLILTPAIWRGGRRVDSWTATRKAAFTFTALLYGVFTVLLGLWGALTPWSG
- the fliF gene encoding flagellar basal-body MS-ring/collar protein FliF, yielding MNNFVAALQRFGIGRLAAILGIGIGVAAALIALTMNLGEPKALLYSNLDLKEAGSITTALDQAGVKYEVKGDGSTIMVSRDQVASTRLMLSSKGLPTSGSVGYEIFDEANALGQTDFVQQLNRQRALEGELARTIQSLDGVTSARVHLVLPKRQLFEEEAEQPSAAVTIGVGGRAPSADQVQAIQNLVSSAVPNLKPGRVTVVDQHAKTLSAGEDGFGAQAADGRRSDVEQRIAKTVTKLVEGVVGPGKARVNVTADLNLARVTVQQETFDPDGQVVRSETTNEETSRENQPDANGAVSASANIPGGVGANGEAMNQSASGRTESTTNYEISKTIRTEVQEPGDMKRLSVAVAVDGVTAAGQDGKPGAYTPRSAEEMQRIEQLVRTAVGFNADRGDQVTVVNVRFPQADAEGGVETANPLMGFDKNDIMRAVELGILGLVAVLLIFFVVRPMLKPSKGGAGMPALAGGAPVTRLVTTADGQPLQIQVDPATGQPLALPGPGNELEQRIDIARIEGQVKASSVKRVSEFVETHPEESVSLLRSWLHETT
- the fliG gene encoding flagellar motor switch protein FliG, translating into MSSRVKSINDASKLSGPERAAVVLLALGEEHKTIWEHLDEEEIKEISQAMAGLGTVSSSAVEQLLVDFISGMSGAGAIMGSFEQTQRLLQAFLPPDKVDSLMEEIRGPAGRTMWDKLGNVNEAVLANYLKNEYPQTVAVVLSKVKSDHAARVLAALPEDFALECVTRMLRMEPVQREILDKIEQTLRTEFMSNLARTSKRDSHEMMADIFNAFDRQTEARFIAALEERNRESAERIRALMFVFEDLSKLDPGGVQTLLRNVEKDQLGLALKGASDSLREMFFSNMSERAAKIMREDMESMGPVRLRDVDQAQMAMVQVAKDLAAKGEIMLAGAGGDDELIY
- a CDS encoding flagellar assembly protein FliH — protein: MTTSTPHPKFGFDTVFDNAGDVAYAAQRPKRLFPAEEVEVLRAQAFAEGERQALASMAALQAQALSQIAASVGQALPRLAGVAHEHRVGAAELALACARAIADAALAKFPEAPIQAALENLAREIEASPRLIVSVGSDLAQGAQAALEQTAQAIGYPGAIQVRPAAGVGPAAFTLDFGDGAAAFDPAAAAARVDAALQAALAAEGLHAEPLIPGSES